A portion of the Phormidium ambiguum IAM M-71 genome contains these proteins:
- the asnS gene encoding asparagine--tRNA ligase has product MMTQRIADILKNGQPDESVKVQGWVRTKRELKEFAFVEVNDGSSMANLQVVLNPDLADYATVIKQLNTGASVEVEGILVESPAKGQRIELKASSAKVFGEADPETYPLQKKRHSFEFLRDIGHLRSRTNTFGAVFRVRNACATAIHNFFQERGFLWIHAPIITASDCEGAGEMFTVTSFNLDKVPRTEQQAIDYSKDFFGRPAYLTVSGQLEAEVMAMAFSNVYTFGPTFRAENSNTSRHLAEFWMVEPEMAFCDLQGDMDLAEEFLKYIFKYVLETCAEDMEFFNQRIDNSVLATANNIINNQFERLTYTEAIKILEKADKKFEFPVSWGLDLQSEHERYLAEEKFKKPVIVTDYPAKIKAFYMRLNDDEQTVRAMDILAPKIGEIIGGSQREERLDVLEKRIETLGIDAKTLWWYLDLRRFGTVPHAGFGLGFERLVQFMTGMANIRDVIPFPRAPLTVEF; this is encoded by the coding sequence ATTATGACTCAACGTATTGCTGATATTCTGAAAAATGGTCAACCTGATGAATCTGTTAAGGTACAAGGTTGGGTTCGCACAAAAAGGGAATTAAAAGAGTTTGCTTTTGTTGAGGTGAATGATGGTTCTTCAATGGCAAATTTGCAGGTAGTTTTAAATCCTGATTTGGCAGATTACGCTACAGTAATTAAACAATTAAATACTGGTGCATCGGTTGAAGTTGAGGGAATTTTGGTTGAGTCTCCAGCGAAGGGACAAAGAATTGAGTTAAAAGCTTCAAGTGCAAAAGTATTTGGTGAAGCCGATCCAGAAACTTATCCATTGCAGAAGAAACGGCATTCTTTTGAGTTTTTAAGAGACATTGGACATTTGCGATCGCGTACTAACACTTTCGGCGCAGTTTTTCGGGTAAGAAATGCTTGTGCAACTGCGATTCATAATTTCTTTCAAGAACGAGGGTTTTTATGGATTCATGCACCAATTATTACTGCGAGTGACTGCGAAGGTGCAGGCGAAATGTTTACAGTTACTAGTTTTAATTTAGATAAAGTTCCTCGCACTGAACAGCAAGCAATTGATTATAGTAAAGACTTTTTTGGTCGTCCGGCTTATCTAACAGTTAGCGGACAGTTGGAAGCAGAAGTTATGGCAATGGCTTTTTCTAATGTTTATACATTTGGGCCAACTTTTCGCGCTGAAAATTCTAATACTTCACGCCATTTAGCCGAGTTTTGGATGGTAGAACCAGAAATGGCTTTTTGCGATCTTCAAGGGGACATGGATTTAGCAGAAGAATTTCTAAAATACATCTTTAAATATGTGTTGGAAACTTGTGCTGAAGATATGGAATTTTTCAACCAACGCATTGATAATTCAGTTTTGGCAACAGCAAATAATATCATCAATAATCAGTTTGAACGATTAACTTATACTGAAGCAATTAAGATTTTGGAAAAGGCAGATAAAAAGTTTGAGTTTCCCGTTAGTTGGGGTTTAGATTTGCAATCGGAACATGAAAGATATTTGGCCGAAGAAAAGTTTAAAAAGCCTGTAATTGTTACTGATTATCCGGCAAAAATTAAAGCTTTTTATATGCGGTTAAATGATGATGAACAAACTGTCCGCGCAATGGATATTTTAGCACCAAAAATAGGCGAAATTATCGGTGGTTCCCAAAGAGAAGAACGGTTAGATGTGCTGGAAAAGCGCATTGAAACTCTAGGAATTGATGCCAAAACTTTGTGGTGGTATTTAGATTTACGCCGCTTTGGAACAGTTCCTCACGCAGGTTTTGGTTTAGGTTTTGAAAGATTGGTGCAATTTATGACGGGAATGGCTAATATTAGAGATGTAATTCCCTTCCCCCGTGCGCCATTAACTGTAGAATTTTAA
- a CDS encoding M28 family peptidase, producing MKKWLWWGWLFAIATTTTIFLYSYTNNFVSNWYSNLLASQLKENHTPEIVEKPISTSKLKTTQAIAVPKVSNRQLLAHIKALDFERYEDASRSKTRDYIINNLKKSGWSPTLQTFEYGVNIVAEKPGTSPKAGTILLGAHYDTVINSSGADDNASGVATVLEVARLLRNIPTVKSLKIIFFDLEEKGLLGSFAFTNKPDNLIDLEGAIILDMVGFACHTPGCQQYPSGLPITAPSDKGDFLAVIGDAENSQLLGAFSNQNFHKLPPVVTLPIPLKGVLTPDVLRSDHAPFWLRGIGAVLITDTANFRSPHYHKPTDKPDTIDQKFFTGSAQIITNGMVTVLQNQ from the coding sequence ATGAAAAAATGGTTATGGTGGGGATGGTTATTTGCGATCGCCACAACTACAACAATATTTTTATACTCATACACTAACAACTTCGTTAGCAATTGGTACTCCAACTTATTAGCATCCCAACTAAAAGAAAATCACACTCCAGAAATAGTCGAAAAACCAATTTCTACATCAAAACTTAAAACCACGCAAGCGATCGCAGTACCAAAAGTTAGTAACCGCCAACTACTAGCACATATTAAAGCCTTAGACTTTGAACGCTACGAAGATGCTAGCCGCAGTAAAACCAGAGATTATATTATTAACAATTTAAAAAAATCGGGATGGTCGCCAACTTTACAAACCTTTGAGTATGGAGTCAATATAGTAGCAGAAAAACCCGGAACTAGCCCAAAAGCAGGAACCATTTTATTAGGAGCGCATTATGACACAGTGATTAATTCGTCGGGTGCAGATGATAATGCAAGCGGTGTTGCGACAGTTTTAGAAGTAGCCCGTTTATTGAGAAATATTCCTACAGTAAAAAGCTTAAAAATCATCTTTTTTGATTTAGAAGAAAAAGGGCTTTTGGGTAGTTTTGCTTTTACTAATAAACCTGACAATTTAATCGATTTAGAAGGTGCAATTATTTTAGATATGGTTGGTTTTGCTTGCCATACTCCCGGTTGTCAGCAATACCCTTCTGGTTTACCAATTACAGCGCCAAGTGATAAAGGAGATTTTTTAGCAGTAATAGGTGATGCTGAAAATTCCCAATTACTTGGAGCTTTTAGTAACCAAAATTTTCATAAATTACCTCCAGTCGTGACTTTACCTATTCCTTTGAAAGGTGTATTGACTCCTGATGTATTGCGTAGCGATCATGCACCATTTTGGTTGCGGGGAATAGGCGCAGTTTTAATTACTGATACAGCAAATTTTCGTTCTCCTCACTATCATAAACCGACTGATAAACCTGACACAATCGACCAAAAATTTTTTACTGGGTCAGCGCAAATTATCACTAATGGTATGGTTACAGTATTACAAAACCAGTAG
- a CDS encoding GlsB/YeaQ/YmgE family stress response membrane protein, translated as MNILAWVILGLIAGAIAKAIYPGHQGGGILGTILLGIIGAFVGGSLANLFTTGTLALTSSSLSIVGIIVAVLGAIVAIFLWNLFTRRAA; from the coding sequence ATGAATATTCTGGCTTGGGTTATTTTAGGATTGATTGCAGGTGCGATCGCAAAAGCTATCTATCCCGGACATCAAGGTGGTGGCATTCTCGGCACAATCTTATTAGGTATCATTGGCGCTTTTGTAGGTGGAAGTTTAGCTAACTTATTTACTACGGGTACTTTAGCACTCACTTCATCAAGTTTAAGTATTGTTGGCATCATTGTTGCTGTTTTAGGTGCGATAGTTGCCATCTTCCTATGGAATCTATTTACCCGTCGTGCAGCATAA
- a CDS encoding PAS domain-containing protein, which produces MNVPENIFVCGGSMGALMRCFDWESTPLGIVENWPQSLRTAVNILLNSPYPTFICWGYHSIKLYNDNYIPYLVEKHPQALGKPLPEVCPEMWSNISSMLERVKETGKPAVSDNTKLFKYCNNYREETYLKFSFSPILDEKNQVGGIFVNCTETIKNVHHKVAFNQDLLPESQHILQQITDTIPGILYIYDLAENRNIYVNQQISELLGYTPEQIQGMGEMLFPELVHPEDLAKFPEYIQQFHSLKKGEVLELEYRMRRANGEWCCLHGRATVFNKNADGTPRQILGTANDITKRKQALSDLQLQKERFELAAAAVNCLIYDWNLETNIVERTDGLTRIFGYLPEEAEPTRDWWSSLIHSEDLPLIKEKLISQLINQNRYEIEYRVRCKNNQYLYVIDQGFVVKDSQDNPVRVVGTTTDISDRKNLEIALQHSQTKLNDILNSAIAAIISYRIFADGSWEFEYFSAGCEKVFGFTAAELTENHHLWMSRVLPEDLAVLLPNRYQDIFADRTNLMEYRFKHKDGTWRWISDIMTSRYEAEFNCWIATAVATDITERKQLLGDVQQRANQLRGLTEASLLMNSVLSIEQVLQIVTKQAQEIIGAHQSITTMAIEGNQQKTINAVSFSEKYTEWKDYQHKFYIWQIYPQIRQNNQVLRMTETQLILDNKWIQFNQEIEKYLPMRGLLVAPLIRRDGVNIGAIQLSDKYFGDFTEADADILVQLAQIASVAIENSRLYEAAQNARTQAESANRIKDEFLAVLSHELRSPLNPIVGWSKLLRSRKLDQKTIDRALETIERNAKLQTELIEDLLDVSRILQGKLTLNVCSVDLKSIIHAAIETVHLAAEAKSIQIKTLFPSNISLISGDPNRLQQVIWNLLSNAVKFTPNGGQVEIELEQISGFALVRVSDTGKGIQPDFLPYIFDYFRQENSSTTRKFGGLGLGLAIVRHLVELHGGIVQADSLGEGKGATFTVQLPVKEISLETKLETKDSELNIKLDGVRALVVDDLADTRELIVTLLEQANAKVISVASAQEALKVLAQSEIDVLLSDIGMPEIDGYMLIREIRNHANQKINQIPAIALTAYVGEVNQQQALKAGFQKHISKPVEPVELIALVANLVNHS; this is translated from the coding sequence ATGAATGTTCCTGAAAATATTTTTGTGTGTGGTGGATCGATGGGAGCATTAATGCGATGTTTTGATTGGGAAAGTACTCCTTTAGGTATAGTGGAAAATTGGCCTCAAAGTTTAAGAACTGCGGTCAACATTTTGCTTAATTCTCCTTATCCAACCTTCATTTGCTGGGGTTATCATTCAATTAAGTTATACAACGATAATTACATCCCCTATTTGGTAGAAAAACACCCACAAGCTTTAGGAAAACCATTGCCTGAAGTTTGCCCGGAAATGTGGTCGAATATAAGTTCAATGCTGGAAAGAGTTAAAGAAACTGGTAAACCTGCCGTATCAGACAATACCAAGCTATTCAAGTATTGCAACAATTACCGAGAAGAAACATATCTAAAATTTTCTTTTAGTCCCATTCTGGATGAAAAAAATCAGGTAGGAGGAATTTTTGTCAATTGCACAGAAACTATTAAAAATGTGCATCATAAGGTTGCATTCAATCAAGATTTATTACCCGAAAGCCAACATATTTTACAGCAAATAACTGATACAATTCCCGGAATTTTATATATTTATGATTTAGCAGAAAATCGTAATATTTATGTAAATCAGCAAATTAGCGAACTGTTAGGATATACTCCAGAACAAATTCAAGGAATGGGAGAAATGTTATTTCCTGAATTAGTTCACCCTGAAGATTTAGCTAAGTTTCCCGAATATATCCAGCAGTTTCATTCCTTAAAAAAAGGAGAAGTTTTAGAATTAGAATATCGGATGCGACGAGCTAACGGTGAATGGTGTTGTTTGCATGGTCGAGCAACTGTATTTAATAAAAATGCTGATGGTACGCCCAGACAAATTCTCGGTACTGCTAATGATATTACTAAACGAAAGCAAGCTTTATCAGATTTACAATTGCAAAAAGAGCGCTTTGAATTAGCAGCCGCAGCTGTAAATTGCTTAATTTATGATTGGAATCTTGAAACGAATATAGTAGAAAGAACTGATGGGTTAACACGGATTTTTGGTTATTTACCAGAAGAAGCTGAGCCGACCAGAGATTGGTGGTCAAGTTTAATTCATTCCGAAGATTTACCCTTGATAAAGGAGAAATTAATTTCTCAATTAATTAATCAAAATCGTTATGAAATTGAATATCGAGTTCGTTGTAAAAATAATCAATATTTGTATGTAATAGATCAAGGTTTTGTAGTTAAAGATAGTCAGGATAATCCGGTACGAGTAGTGGGAACAACTACAGATATTAGCGATCGCAAAAATTTAGAAATCGCCTTGCAACATTCTCAAACCAAACTTAATGATATTCTCAATAGTGCGATCGCAGCTATTATTAGTTATCGAATATTTGCTGATGGTAGTTGGGAATTTGAATATTTTTCCGCAGGTTGTGAAAAAGTTTTTGGTTTTACTGCCGCAGAATTAACCGAAAATCATCATCTTTGGATGTCACGAGTATTACCAGAAGATTTAGCAGTCTTACTACCTAACCGTTATCAAGATATTTTTGCCGATCGAACTAATTTAATGGAGTATCGATTTAAACATAAAGATGGGACTTGGCGTTGGATTTCTGATATTATGACCTCCCGATATGAGGCAGAATTTAATTGTTGGATTGCCACTGCTGTCGCTACTGATATTACTGAACGCAAACAATTATTAGGTGATGTGCAACAACGAGCAAATCAATTACGTGGATTAACCGAAGCATCTTTGCTCATGAATTCTGTTTTATCAATTGAACAAGTTCTACAAATAGTGACAAAACAGGCACAAGAGATTATTGGCGCTCATCAATCAATTACAACTATGGCGATCGAAGGAAATCAGCAAAAAACAATTAATGCTGTCTCTTTCTCCGAAAAATATACTGAATGGAAAGATTATCAACATAAATTTTATATTTGGCAAATTTATCCCCAAATTCGCCAAAACAATCAAGTTTTAAGAATGACAGAAACCCAGTTAATTTTAGATAATAAATGGATACAGTTCAATCAAGAAATAGAAAAGTATTTACCAATGAGGGGTTTATTAGTTGCGCCATTAATTAGAAGAGATGGAGTAAATATAGGAGCAATTCAACTATCTGATAAATACTTTGGTGATTTTACTGAAGCAGATGCAGATATTTTAGTGCAGTTAGCGCAAATTGCTTCTGTAGCGATCGAAAATTCTCGGTTATATGAAGCAGCACAAAACGCCCGGACTCAAGCAGAATCAGCTAACAGAATCAAAGATGAATTTTTAGCAGTTCTTTCCCATGAATTGCGCTCTCCTTTAAATCCGATTGTCGGTTGGTCAAAATTACTACGAAGTCGCAAACTCGATCAAAAAACTATCGATCGCGCTTTAGAAACAATAGAGCGTAATGCTAAACTTCAAACTGAATTAATCGAGGATTTATTAGATGTTTCCCGGATTCTTCAAGGTAAACTTACGCTCAATGTTTGTTCTGTAGATTTAAAAAGTATTATTCATGCCGCAATTGAAACTGTGCATTTAGCGGCTGAAGCAAAATCAATTCAAATCAAAACTCTGTTTCCATCAAATATTAGCTTAATTTCTGGCGATCCGAATCGATTGCAACAAGTAATTTGGAATTTGCTTTCTAATGCAGTTAAGTTTACCCCTAATGGCGGACAAGTAGAAATTGAATTAGAGCAAATAAGTGGCTTTGCATTAGTTAGAGTCAGCGATACTGGTAAAGGAATTCAACCTGATTTTCTCCCCTATATATTTGATTATTTTCGTCAAGAAAATAGCAGTACAACTCGCAAATTTGGTGGTTTAGGTTTAGGTTTAGCAATTGTACGCCATTTAGTAGAATTACATGGAGGAATTGTCCAAGCAGACAGTCTAGGTGAAGGTAAAGGAGCTACTTTTACAGTTCAATTACCAGTAAAAGAAATTAGTTTAGAAACAAAACTAGAAACCAAAGATTCTGAGTTAAACATAAAATTAGATGGTGTGCGAGCTTTAGTTGTAGACGATCTAGCAGATACGCGAGAATTAATTGTCACTCTGCTAGAACAAGCAAACGCCAAAGTAATTTCAGTCGCCTCGGCTCAAGAAGCGTTAAAAGTTTTAGCACAATCAGAAATTGATGTTTTATTAAGTGATATTGGAATGCCAGAAATTGATGGTTATATGTTAATCCGCGAAATTAGAAATCACGCCAACCAAAAAATTAACCAAATTCCAGCGATCGCGCTTACCGCTTATGTGGGTGAAGTTAATCAGCAACAAGCCCTCAAAGCCGGATTTCAAAAACATATATCTAAACCTGTAGAACCAGTTGAGTTAATTGCCCTAGTAGCTAACTTAGTTAATCATTCGTAA
- the crtW gene encoding beta-carotene ketolase CrtW, producing the protein MTTEVTNLSAFNNTIKSREDNFSCLSISRNIANFYGIIIAAVIFSLWATSLGILLSIDVSNLQLLWLIPAIFWQTFLYAGLFITAHDAMHGVVFPVNLKMNHSIGAIAVFLYGLFSYQNLLKKHWLHHRYPATELDPDYHDLVHESFFSWYFHFMKNYSHWKQILGLGLVFLLLAEGLHIAKINLIIFWIIPSLLSSLQLFYFGTFLTHREPKEGYSNPHRTTSNHLSPFWSFITCYHFGYHKEHHEHPHLPWWKLPEVYQK; encoded by the coding sequence ATGACGACTGAAGTTACAAATTTGTCGGCTTTTAATAACACTATTAAAAGTAGAGAAGACAACTTTTCTTGTCTATCAATTTCTCGGAATATAGCTAATTTTTATGGAATAATAATTGCTGCTGTTATTTTTTCATTATGGGCAACTAGTTTAGGGATACTACTTTCTATTGATGTCAGCAACCTACAGCTTTTATGGCTCATACCTGCTATATTTTGGCAAACCTTTCTCTATGCAGGTTTGTTTATCACTGCCCATGATGCTATGCACGGTGTAGTATTCCCTGTCAATCTAAAAATGAACCATTCAATCGGAGCGATCGCAGTATTTTTATACGGTTTATTTTCCTATCAAAATTTACTGAAAAAACATTGGTTACATCATCGTTATCCGGCGACTGAACTAGATCCAGATTATCATGATTTGGTACACGAAAGCTTTTTTTCTTGGTATTTCCATTTTATGAAAAACTACTCCCATTGGAAACAAATTTTAGGGTTAGGATTAGTGTTTTTGTTACTAGCTGAAGGTTTACATATAGCCAAAATAAATTTAATTATATTTTGGATTATTCCCTCACTTTTAAGTTCATTACAATTGTTTTATTTTGGAACTTTTCTCACCCATCGAGAGCCAAAAGAAGGCTATAGCAATCCGCATAGAACCACAAGTAATCATCTTTCACCTTTCTGGTCATTCATTACCTGTTACCATTTTGGCTACCATAAGGAACATCACGAACACCCTCATCTTCCTTGGTGGAAACTACCAGAAGTTTACCAAAAATAG